A single window of Jiangella alkaliphila DNA harbors:
- a CDS encoding IS4 family transposase translates to MSLGALESDLCPELLDEVIEQAGVREQRRRLLPARTVMVFVLGLCVFCGADSHSPPGYRMVMCWLTSTFGYLRGLVVPSASALCQARKRLGVTPLRLLFDRVRGPRAAPDAAGAWLFGRRLVAFDGTALDLADTAANVAAFGHIGTPSGFAQVRLVALIECATHAIIDAVFDACRHSEQELTQRLIGAMRPGMLVLADRNFGHRLFAQIATSTGADLIWRIKGNADFPAMKILDDGSYLSVITAQRYKKRWRTAARRGWPEPPMPGHPVRIVDYRVTTHVGDTVTISDIRLVTTLLDPAEAPARAVAEAYHQRWESENSYQELKTRLRGAGFILRSKSPDLVDQEIYALLVTYQALCTLRTDAADTVGVDPRRISFTITIRVTRDTITAGRLDQNTRVLAIAAISSDLNPPRRARVTQRVKKPPRNTFKAKRRDQTRPPSHATHKIKVRRASKTALT, encoded by the coding sequence GTGAGTCTGGGCGCACTGGAAAGTGATCTTTGTCCGGAGCTGCTGGACGAGGTGATCGAGCAGGCCGGTGTGCGCGAGCAGCGGCGGCGGCTGTTGCCGGCCCGGACGGTGATGGTCTTCGTGCTCGGGTTATGCGTGTTCTGCGGCGCCGACTCGCATTCCCCGCCGGGATACCGCATGGTGATGTGCTGGCTGACCAGCACGTTCGGGTACCTGCGGGGGCTGGTCGTGCCGAGCGCGTCGGCGCTGTGCCAGGCCCGCAAACGCCTGGGCGTCACGCCGCTGCGGCTGCTGTTCGACCGGGTCCGAGGCCCACGCGCGGCGCCCGACGCGGCGGGAGCGTGGCTGTTCGGGCGGCGGCTGGTCGCCTTCGACGGCACCGCCCTGGACCTGGCCGACACCGCGGCCAACGTGGCCGCGTTCGGCCACATCGGCACGCCCTCGGGGTTCGCACAGGTGCGGCTGGTCGCGCTGATCGAATGCGCCACCCACGCGATCATCGACGCGGTGTTCGACGCGTGCCGGCACAGCGAGCAGGAACTGACCCAGCGGCTGATCGGTGCGATGCGTCCGGGGATGCTGGTGCTCGCCGACCGCAACTTCGGTCACCGGTTGTTCGCCCAGATCGCCACCAGCACCGGCGCGGACCTGATCTGGCGGATCAAGGGCAACGCCGACTTCCCCGCCATGAAGATCCTCGACGACGGCTCCTACCTGTCAGTGATCACCGCGCAACGCTACAAGAAGCGCTGGCGCACCGCCGCCCGGCGGGGCTGGCCGGAGCCTCCGATGCCCGGGCACCCGGTGCGTATCGTCGACTACCGAGTCACCACCCACGTCGGCGATACCGTCACCATCAGCGATATCAGGCTCGTCACCACCCTGCTCGACCCGGCCGAGGCGCCCGCCCGAGCCGTCGCCGAGGCCTACCACCAGCGGTGGGAATCGGAGAACAGCTACCAGGAACTCAAGACCCGACTGCGTGGCGCCGGGTTCATCCTGCGCTCGAAGTCACCCGACCTCGTCGATCAGGAGATCTACGCCCTGCTCGTCACCTACCAAGCCCTCTGCACCCTGAGAACCGACGCCGCGGACACCGTCGGCGTGGACCCGCGCCGGATCTCCTTCACCATCACCATCCGCGTCACCCGAGACACCATCACCGCCGGCCGACTCGACCAGAACACGCGCGTCCTGGCCATCGCCGCCATCAGCAGCGACCTCAACCCGCCACGACGAGCCCGCGTCACGCAGCGCGTCAAGAAACCACCCCGGAACACCTTCAAAGCCAAACGACGAGACCAGACCCGCCCACCCAGCCACGCCACCCACAAGATCAAAGTTCGCCGGGCCAGCAAAACCGCCCTAACTTAA
- a CDS encoding maltokinase N-terminal cap-like domain-containing protein, whose protein sequence is MTPDQRLSEAVALLPEWLRHQHWFTGGRTGPLGVRPVATTLLHDGEPRVWHLLAEVTHDDGADVYQVPLSVHSRRSDRLDHVHLGHTADGHVYDALHDKEATAVLLDHFADDAAPVEGVRFHVRPDVKVPYGESSLVLPGEHHNTSLAYGDSALLKVFRRVHSGLNPDVELHEALSDAGCTLVAPLLGWIDGDWTGDDGGSVTGSLAMLRGYLTTASDGWALATASVRDLYAEGDLHADEVGGDFAAEAYRLGMSTARVHETLAEVLPTGTMAPADLNALADTMTGRLERAVAVVPELERFAAGLRAHYDVLRERRDPVAVQRIHGSYHLGQVLRTVLGWKLVDFEGELMAPVAERRAMHSPVRDAAQMLRSFDYAARHLLITDHPPEDPAHDQLAYRAQEWTQRNSEAFCNGYASASQLDPRDEPELLAAYESDTAVYEVVFEARRRPTWLPIPLAAVERLARPV, encoded by the coding sequence GTGACGCCGGACCAGCGGTTGTCCGAGGCGGTGGCGCTGCTGCCCGAGTGGCTGCGCCACCAGCACTGGTTCACCGGCGGGCGCACCGGGCCGCTGGGCGTGCGCCCGGTGGCGACGACGCTGCTGCACGACGGCGAGCCGCGGGTGTGGCATCTGCTGGCCGAGGTCACGCACGACGACGGCGCCGACGTCTACCAGGTGCCGCTGTCGGTGCACAGCCGGCGCTCGGACCGCCTCGACCACGTGCACCTCGGCCACACCGCCGACGGCCACGTGTACGACGCCCTGCACGACAAGGAGGCGACAGCGGTCCTGCTGGACCACTTCGCCGACGACGCGGCGCCGGTCGAGGGCGTGCGGTTCCATGTGCGGCCCGACGTCAAGGTGCCCTACGGCGAGTCGTCGCTGGTGCTGCCCGGCGAGCACCACAACACCAGCCTGGCCTACGGCGACTCCGCGCTGCTCAAGGTGTTCCGCCGGGTGCACTCCGGCCTGAACCCCGACGTCGAGCTGCACGAGGCGCTCAGCGACGCCGGCTGCACGCTGGTCGCGCCGCTGCTCGGCTGGATCGACGGCGACTGGACCGGCGACGACGGCGGCAGCGTCACGGGCAGCCTGGCGATGCTGCGCGGCTACCTGACGACGGCGTCCGACGGCTGGGCGCTGGCCACGGCGAGCGTCCGCGACCTCTACGCCGAGGGCGACCTGCACGCCGACGAGGTGGGCGGCGACTTCGCGGCCGAGGCGTACCGCCTGGGCATGTCCACGGCGCGGGTGCACGAGACGCTGGCCGAGGTGCTGCCCACCGGCACCATGGCGCCGGCGGACCTGAACGCCCTCGCCGACACGATGACCGGGCGGCTGGAGCGCGCCGTCGCCGTCGTCCCCGAACTGGAGCGCTTCGCGGCCGGGCTGCGGGCGCACTACGACGTCCTGCGCGAGCGCCGCGACCCGGTCGCCGTCCAGCGCATCCACGGCAGCTACCACCTGGGGCAGGTGCTGCGCACCGTCCTGGGCTGGAAGCTGGTCGACTTCGAGGGCGAGCTGATGGCGCCGGTCGCCGAGCGGCGGGCCATGCACTCCCCCGTCCGCGACGCCGCGCAGATGCTCCGCTCGTTCGACTACGCGGCCAGGCACCTGCTGATCACCGACCACCCGCCGGAGGACCCCGCACACGACCAGCTCGCCTATCGCGCCCAGGAGTGGACCCAGCGCAACAGCGAGGCGTTCTGCAACGGCTACGCGTCGGCCTCGCAGCTGGACCCCCGCGACGAGCCGGAGCTGCTGGCGGCGTACGAGTCCGACACCGCGGTGTACGAGGTGGTCTTCGAGGCGCGCCGGCGGCCCACCTGGCTGCCCATCCCGCTGGCCGCGGTGGAACGGCTGGCGCGACCGGTCTGA
- the glgB gene encoding 1,4-alpha-glucan branching protein GlgB, which produces MIDAQRLLGEVDLHLIGEGRHERLWDVLGARVTTIDGVEGTAFTVWAPNARHVQVAGDFNGWDGGWHPMTQVGGGVWAVFAQGVGAGAVYKFKVHGADGHWRDKADPMAFRTEVPPAQASIVHQSRHEWNDEVWLAQRPNSLHAHPMSVYEVHLGSWRRGRSYRELAVELAEYVTELGFTHVEFLPVAEHPFGGSWGYQVTSYYAPTARFGHPDDFKFLVDTLHQAGIGVLLDWVPAHFPRDDWALARFDGTPLYEHADPRRGEHPDWGTYVFDFGRPEVRNFLVANALYWLTEYHVDGLRVDAVASMLYLDYSRPEGAWLPNSHGGRENLDAIAFLQETNATSYRSVPGIVSVAEESTAWPGVTRPTHLGGLGFGLKWNMGWMHDSLAYLSRDPIHRQFHHHQMTFSMMYAFSENFVLPLSHDEVVHGKGSLLGKLPGDRWQQLATLRAFYAYMWAHPGKQLLFMGGELGQESEWAESRELEWWLLDRPGHAGVQRLVTDLNRVYRSAPELWSLDSDPAGFEWIDANDATGNVFSFLRHGPDGELLACVANFNAMPHEGYRLGLPHAGPWQEALNTDAEVYGGSGVGNLGEVVAVDEPWHGRPASVTLRVPPLATLWLRPA; this is translated from the coding sequence ATGATCGACGCACAGCGGCTCCTGGGCGAGGTCGACCTGCATCTCATCGGTGAGGGCCGGCACGAGCGGCTCTGGGACGTGCTGGGCGCCCGCGTCACGACCATCGACGGCGTCGAGGGCACCGCGTTCACCGTCTGGGCGCCCAACGCGCGGCACGTGCAGGTGGCCGGCGACTTCAACGGCTGGGACGGCGGCTGGCACCCGATGACCCAGGTGGGCGGCGGCGTGTGGGCGGTGTTCGCCCAGGGTGTCGGCGCCGGCGCGGTGTACAAGTTCAAGGTGCACGGCGCCGACGGCCACTGGCGCGACAAGGCCGACCCCATGGCCTTCCGCACCGAGGTGCCACCCGCGCAGGCGTCGATCGTCCACCAGTCGCGCCACGAGTGGAACGACGAGGTGTGGCTCGCGCAGCGGCCCAACTCGCTGCACGCGCACCCGATGTCGGTCTACGAGGTGCACCTGGGGTCGTGGCGGCGCGGCCGGTCCTACCGCGAGCTGGCCGTCGAGCTGGCCGAGTACGTCACCGAGCTGGGCTTCACCCACGTCGAGTTCCTGCCGGTCGCCGAGCACCCGTTCGGCGGGTCGTGGGGCTACCAGGTGACGTCGTACTACGCGCCGACGGCCCGGTTCGGCCACCCCGACGACTTCAAGTTCCTGGTCGACACCCTGCACCAGGCCGGCATCGGCGTGCTGCTGGACTGGGTGCCCGCGCACTTCCCGCGCGACGACTGGGCGCTGGCCCGCTTCGACGGCACCCCGCTCTACGAGCACGCCGACCCGCGCCGCGGCGAGCACCCCGACTGGGGCACGTACGTCTTCGACTTCGGCCGCCCCGAGGTGCGCAACTTCCTGGTCGCCAACGCCCTGTACTGGCTGACGGAGTACCACGTCGACGGCCTGCGCGTCGACGCGGTCGCGTCGATGCTGTACCTCGACTACTCCCGGCCCGAGGGCGCGTGGCTGCCGAACTCGCACGGCGGGCGCGAGAACCTCGACGCGATCGCGTTCCTCCAGGAGACCAACGCCACGTCGTACCGGTCGGTGCCGGGCATCGTCAGCGTCGCCGAAGAGTCGACCGCCTGGCCCGGCGTCACCCGTCCCACCCATCTCGGCGGCCTCGGGTTCGGGCTGAAGTGGAACATGGGCTGGATGCACGACTCGCTGGCCTACCTGTCCCGCGACCCGATCCACCGGCAGTTCCACCACCATCAGATGACGTTCTCGATGATGTACGCGTTCAGCGAGAACTTCGTCCTCCCCCTCTCCCACGACGAGGTCGTGCACGGGAAGGGCTCGCTGCTCGGCAAGCTGCCCGGCGACCGCTGGCAGCAGCTGGCCACGCTGCGCGCGTTCTACGCCTACATGTGGGCGCACCCCGGCAAGCAGCTGCTGTTCATGGGCGGCGAGCTCGGCCAGGAGTCCGAGTGGGCCGAGTCGCGCGAGCTCGAGTGGTGGCTGCTCGACCGCCCCGGCCACGCCGGCGTGCAGCGGCTGGTCACCGACCTCAACCGGGTGTACCGGTCGGCGCCGGAGCTGTGGTCGCTCGACTCCGACCCGGCCGGCTTCGAGTGGATCGACGCCAACGACGCCACCGGCAACGTGTTCTCGTTCCTCCGCCACGGCCCCGACGGCGAGCTGCTGGCCTGCGTCGCGAACTTCAACGCGATGCCGCACGAGGGCTACCGGCTGGGGCTGCCGCACGCCGGACCCTGGCAGGAGGCGCTGAACACCGACGCCGAGGTGTACGGCGGCTCCGGGGTCGGCAACCTCGGCGAGGTCGTCGCCGTCGACGAGCCCTGGCACGGCCGGCCGGCGTCCGTCACGCTGCGGGTGCCGCCGCTGGCCACCCTCTGGCTCCGCCCGGCGTGA